A single window of Malus sylvestris chromosome 5, drMalSylv7.2, whole genome shotgun sequence DNA harbors:
- the LOC126620746 gene encoding trihelix transcription factor ENAP1-like: MSTPPPPSPTASSKASVSASPMATAKKPHPLPWSQEETVQLIRAYQEKWYALRRGQLKSSQWEEVAVTVAARCGYEYGEPSKSATQCRHKMEKLRQRHRAVKKRLGQRTKSGWPFFELMEQMERGPMPISAMPMAEMPHQQEEEEERDYHGGGGGGHEDDDEENSNKVRSIDFILRRPTFVNRFSGKASFLQGPAAAAELKRGREAVGGGDVVEPPEQRGREMVVELADEMRAFAQQLMGVEKRRMKMMKETERYRVEMEKRRISMILQSQQKIVDSINTAFGSSNKLSSS; the protein is encoded by the coding sequence ATGTCCACACCACCACCGCCGTCGCCCACGGCCTCCTCCAAGGCCTCAGTCTCCGCCTCGCCCATGGCCACCGCTAAGAAGCCTCATCCTCTACCGTGGAGCCAAGAGGAGACGGTGCAGCTGATCCGGGCCTACCAGGAGAAGTGGTACGCGCTGAGAAGGGGCCAGCTGAAGTCGAGCCAGTGGGAGGAGGTGGCGGTAACCGTGGCGGCGCGGTGCGGTTACGAATACGGCGAGCCGTCGAAATCCGCCACGCAGTGCCGCCACAAGATGGAGAAGCTCCGGCAGCGACACCGCGCCGTGAAGAAGCGCCTCGGCCAGAGAACCAAGTCCGGCTGGCCCTTCTTCGAGCTCATGGAGCAGATGGAACGCGGGCCCATGCCCATCTCTGCCATGCCCATGGCGGAGATGCCAcatcagcaagaagaagaagaagagcgtGATTATcacggcggcggcggcggcggccaTGAAGACGACGATGAGGAGAATTCCAACAAGGTCCGGAGCATCGACTTCATCCTGCGGAGGCCGACGTTTGTGAACAGATTTTCCGGGAAAGCGTCGTTTTTGCAGGGACCCGCTGCGGCAGCGGAgttaaagagagggagagaggcgGTGGGCGGGGGCGACGTGGTGGAGCCGCCGGAGCAGAGGGGTAGGGAAATGGTGGTGGAATTGGCGGACGAGATGAGGGCATTCGCCCAGCAGTTAATGGGGGTGGAGAAGAGgaggatgaagatgatgaaggaAACAGAGAGGTATAGAGTGGAGATGGAGAAGAGGAGGATCAGCATGATCCTGCAGTCGCAGCAGAAGATTGTTGACTCCATTAATACCGCTTTCGGGTCTTCCAACAAGCTGAGCAGCAGCTGA
- the LOC126620743 gene encoding phosphatidylinositol/phosphatidylcholine transfer protein SFH9-like isoform X2 yields MPGEVISLQEDEKTRTFDFETSEDERRRPRSRSLKKRTTNASLRLTNTPRKRGTRVANCRYASISIENARDAEEEEAVITFRDALVAKDMLPAQFDDYHTMLRFLKARKFDIDKSFQMWAEMLNWRREYGVESIVKDFVYSEYEEVQRFYPHGYHGVDKAGRPLYIERLGKVEPSKLMNVTTVERFLKYHVQGFEKAFAEKFPACSIAAKKHIDSTTTILDVQGMNWMSFGKVAHDLVMRMQKMDGDNYPETLHQMFVVNAGNGFKLLWNTAKGFLDPRTTGKIHVLGNRFQNKLLEIIDLSQLPDFLGGTCSCPNEGGCLRSGKGPWNDPEIMKLVHVGETMHLRKIKGSDGDDVGIKLLTSKITDSEIVSAAESRSEMRSSTSAFLQLSKSNSDEERATESAASPCSLVESGSTAGRMEVANSSLKSDSPINFTPRRSLKTSIPHVASLTVHLILKILTGIYLVFPMLGRIFAACYSDSCLKTRFKPLPVENPSSQEQQNSQGIDVGPLWQRLQQLEGLVTNLTNKPTKIPQEKEDMLHESLNRIKSIEYDLQKTKKALFATASKQVELSKSLKSLKDDSLTGSNSCWPRSCSYDHDPGR; encoded by the exons ATGCCAG GAGAAGTAATTTCGTTGCAAGAAGACGAAAAGACTAGAACTTTTGATTTCGAAACCTCCGAGGACGAGAGGCGGAGACCTCGGAGCAGATCTCTTAAGAAAAGGACGACAAATGCTTCCTTGAGATTAACAAACACTCCTAGAAAGCGTGGCACGCGTGTGGCCAATTGTCGCTACGCATCGATTTCAATTGAAAATGCTCGGGATGCTGAGGAGGAAGAAGCTGTGATTACGTTTCGCGATGCATTGGTTGCTAAAGATATGCTCCCGGCTCAATTCGATGATTATCATACAATGCTGAG ATTTTTGAAGGCGAGGAAGTTTGACATTGATAAATCTTTTCAAATGTGGGCAGAAATGCTCAACTGGAGGAGAGAGTATGGAGTAGAATCTATTGTGAAG GATTTTGTGTACAGTGAATATGAAGAGGTTCAGCGTTTCTATCCTCATGGTTATCATGGTGTAGACAAGGCAGGGCGACCTCTTTATATTGAAAGACTTGGAAAAGTTGAACCTAGCAAGCTAATGAATGTCACCACAGTGGAACGGTTTCTAAAATATCATGTCCAGGGTTTTGAGAAGGCTTTTGCTGAGAAATTCCCAGCATGTTCTATTGCGGCCAAAAAGCATATAGATTCTACAACCACTATTCTAGATGTCCAGGGGATG AACTGGATGAGTTTTGGCAAGGTTGCACATGACCTTGTTATGCGCATGCAGAAAATGGACGGTGATAACTATCCTGAG ACATTACATCAAATGTTTGTGGTAAATGCTGGTAATGGGTTCAAGCTACTTTGGAACACAGCAAAAGGCTTTCTTGACCCAAGGACTACTGGAAAGATACAT GTCTTAGGCAACAGATTTCAAAACAAGCTTTTGGAAATCATAGACTTGAG CCAACTTCCGGATTTCCTTGGGGGAACTTGCTCGTGTCCAAATGAAGGCGGGTGCCTTAGGTCTGGAAAGGGACCCTGGAATGATCCAGAAATAATGAAA CTGGTACACGTTGGAGAAACAATGCACCTGAGGAAAATCAAAGGTTCTGATGGTGACGATGTCGGAATCAAGCTGCTTACCTCTAAG ATTACAGATAGTGAAATAGTATCTGCAGCTGAGTCAAGATCAGAAATGAGGTCAAGTACTTCTGCCTTCTTGCAGCTATCAAAGTCTAACTCTGACGAA GAGAGGGCAACTGAGTCTGCTGCATCTCCCTGCAGCCTAGTTGAATCAGGCAGTACTGCAGGAAGAATGGAAGTTGCTAACTCAAGTTTAAAAA GTGATTCACCCATTAACTTCACCCCAAGAAGGTCGCTGAAGACATCCATTCCACATGTAGCGAGTTTAACCGTTCACCTCATACTCAAAATATTAACAGGCATATATCTCGTATTCCCAATGTTAGGGAGGATATTTGCAGCATGTTATTCAGATAGCTGCTTAAAAACACGATTCAAACCTCTGCCAGTTGAAAATCCAAGTTCTCAGGAACAACAGAATTCACAGGGAATAGATGTAGGCCCCCTCTGGCAGAGGCTGCAGCAGTTAGAAGGATTGGTTACCAATTTGACAAACAAACCTACTAAAATTCCTCAAGAGAAAGAAGACATGCTTCACGAATCTTTAAATCGCATTAAATCTATAGAGTACGACTTACAGAAGACAAAGAAA GCATTGTTCGCAACTGCATCAAAGCAAGTGGAGCTTTCTAAGTCGCTGAAAAGTTTAAAAGACGACAGTTTAACC GGATCAAACTCATGTTGGCCAAGAAGTTGCAGTTACGACCACGACCCAGGAAGATGA
- the LOC126620743 gene encoding phosphatidylinositol/phosphatidylcholine transfer protein SFH9-like isoform X1, giving the protein MPGEVISLQEDEKTRTFDFETSEDERRRPRSRSLKKRTTNASLRLTNTPRKRGTRVANCRYASISIENARDAEEEEAVITFRDALVAKDMLPAQFDDYHTMLRFLKARKFDIDKSFQMWAEMLNWRREYGVESIVKDFVYSEYEEVQRFYPHGYHGVDKAGRPLYIERLGKVEPSKLMNVTTVERFLKYHVQGFEKAFAEKFPACSIAAKKHIDSTTTILDVQGMNWMSFGKVAHDLVMRMQKMDGDNYPETLHQMFVVNAGNGFKLLWNTAKGFLDPRTTGKIHVLGNRFQNKLLEIIDLSQLPDFLGGTCSCPNEGGCLRSGKGPWNDPEIMKLVHVGETMHLRKIKGSDGDDVGIKLLTSKITDSEIVSAAESRSEMRSSTSAFLQLSKSNSDEERATESAASPCSLVESGSTAGRMEVANSSLKSDSPIESGSTAGRMEVANSSLKSDSPINFTPRRSLKTSIPHVASLTVHLILKILTGIYLVFPMLGRIFAACYSDSCLKTRFKPLPVENPSSQEQQNSQGIDVGPLWQRLQQLEGLVTNLTNKPTKIPQEKEDMLHESLNRIKSIEYDLQKTKKALFATASKQVELSKSLKSLKDDSLTGSNSCWPRSCSYDHDPGR; this is encoded by the exons ATGCCAG GAGAAGTAATTTCGTTGCAAGAAGACGAAAAGACTAGAACTTTTGATTTCGAAACCTCCGAGGACGAGAGGCGGAGACCTCGGAGCAGATCTCTTAAGAAAAGGACGACAAATGCTTCCTTGAGATTAACAAACACTCCTAGAAAGCGTGGCACGCGTGTGGCCAATTGTCGCTACGCATCGATTTCAATTGAAAATGCTCGGGATGCTGAGGAGGAAGAAGCTGTGATTACGTTTCGCGATGCATTGGTTGCTAAAGATATGCTCCCGGCTCAATTCGATGATTATCATACAATGCTGAG ATTTTTGAAGGCGAGGAAGTTTGACATTGATAAATCTTTTCAAATGTGGGCAGAAATGCTCAACTGGAGGAGAGAGTATGGAGTAGAATCTATTGTGAAG GATTTTGTGTACAGTGAATATGAAGAGGTTCAGCGTTTCTATCCTCATGGTTATCATGGTGTAGACAAGGCAGGGCGACCTCTTTATATTGAAAGACTTGGAAAAGTTGAACCTAGCAAGCTAATGAATGTCACCACAGTGGAACGGTTTCTAAAATATCATGTCCAGGGTTTTGAGAAGGCTTTTGCTGAGAAATTCCCAGCATGTTCTATTGCGGCCAAAAAGCATATAGATTCTACAACCACTATTCTAGATGTCCAGGGGATG AACTGGATGAGTTTTGGCAAGGTTGCACATGACCTTGTTATGCGCATGCAGAAAATGGACGGTGATAACTATCCTGAG ACATTACATCAAATGTTTGTGGTAAATGCTGGTAATGGGTTCAAGCTACTTTGGAACACAGCAAAAGGCTTTCTTGACCCAAGGACTACTGGAAAGATACAT GTCTTAGGCAACAGATTTCAAAACAAGCTTTTGGAAATCATAGACTTGAG CCAACTTCCGGATTTCCTTGGGGGAACTTGCTCGTGTCCAAATGAAGGCGGGTGCCTTAGGTCTGGAAAGGGACCCTGGAATGATCCAGAAATAATGAAA CTGGTACACGTTGGAGAAACAATGCACCTGAGGAAAATCAAAGGTTCTGATGGTGACGATGTCGGAATCAAGCTGCTTACCTCTAAG ATTACAGATAGTGAAATAGTATCTGCAGCTGAGTCAAGATCAGAAATGAGGTCAAGTACTTCTGCCTTCTTGCAGCTATCAAAGTCTAACTCTGACGAA GAGAGGGCAACTGAGTCTGCTGCATCTCCCTGCAGCCTAGTTGAATCAGGCAGTACTGCAGGAAGAATGGAAGTTGCTAACTCAAGTTTAAAAA GTGATTCACCCATTGAATCAGGCAGTACTGCAGGAAGAATGGAAGTTGCTAACTCAAGTTTAAAAA GTGATTCACCCATTAACTTCACCCCAAGAAGGTCGCTGAAGACATCCATTCCACATGTAGCGAGTTTAACCGTTCACCTCATACTCAAAATATTAACAGGCATATATCTCGTATTCCCAATGTTAGGGAGGATATTTGCAGCATGTTATTCAGATAGCTGCTTAAAAACACGATTCAAACCTCTGCCAGTTGAAAATCCAAGTTCTCAGGAACAACAGAATTCACAGGGAATAGATGTAGGCCCCCTCTGGCAGAGGCTGCAGCAGTTAGAAGGATTGGTTACCAATTTGACAAACAAACCTACTAAAATTCCTCAAGAGAAAGAAGACATGCTTCACGAATCTTTAAATCGCATTAAATCTATAGAGTACGACTTACAGAAGACAAAGAAA GCATTGTTCGCAACTGCATCAAAGCAAGTGGAGCTTTCTAAGTCGCTGAAAAGTTTAAAAGACGACAGTTTAACC GGATCAAACTCATGTTGGCCAAGAAGTTGCAGTTACGACCACGACCCAGGAAGATGA
- the LOC126620744 gene encoding uncharacterized protein LOC126620744, with product MAFACREVQPWTFTVLLGAFIDLGLAYILLCVSAFVFFASKLLGIFWVCFPCPCNGVFGYRNPDLCLHKLLLIDGPVGTIRAVHKLVNSKFPLDVLWSRDQRCNLNTKLIRDVNCENRVRELQGEADSSPFSSPRLQNLVDRESGYDAKGKRVMVLKKRTGIRCSRRAAPEYGRLPSYYPSDSSKLVSHIFPFPCDDRDTREMSGESSIAIAGREDYVKAPTGNDMAESICQSSELSGSFGESKDVDISYTQEKSHVVGKETDKLRMLQEALEKEKAACAALYLELEKERAAAASAADEAMSMIARLQKDKASIEMEVRQYQRMMEEKFVYDEEEMGVLKEILLRREMENHFLEREVESYRQMSFLGNEWSDADLSAMLCESGKRPSPSVKSNTDALLTLQQTADSKSNCMEFGNIANSTSQYDASFVEKQIHPNEQDSLEKCVLSEREEKVHTDNVMCQEITPEAAQAHIGTEENLQCDGVRWHDGDLQRNLHGSMLDIEPAFYDVHVVDGKTELWKEESRSSFYTALDGSQDFASTFGATGVRSSELLQGFPSTSQVDTEPKFIASSLDMHCGLPLMDNS from the exons ATGGCTTTTGCTTGCCGGGAAGTTCAGCCATGGACCTTTACTGTTCTTTTGGGAGCTTTTATCGACCTGGGTTTGGCTTATATCCTGCTATGCGTGTCTGCTTTCGTGTTTTTCGCTTCCAAGTTGTTGGGgattttctgggtttgtttTCCATGTCCATGTAATGGGGTTTTCGGGTATAGAAACCCTGATCTTTGCTTACATAAGTTGTTGCTTATTGATGGGCCTGTTGGGACGATCCGTGCTGTCCATAAGTTGGTGAATAGCAAGTTCCCGCTTGATGTTCTTTGGTCTAGGGATCAAAGGTGCAACTTGAATACGAAACTGATCAGAGATGTAAATTGTGAGAATAGAGTTCGTGAGTTGCAAGGTGAAGCAGATTCTAGTCCATTTTCGAGTCCCAGATTGCAAAACCTGGTTGATAGGGAAAGTGGGTACGACGCTAAGGGGAAGAGGGTTATGGTTCTGAAGAAAAGGACTGGAATTCGGTGCTCTAGGAGGGCGGCTCCTGAATATGGAAGGCTTCCTTCTTACTATCCAAGTGATAGTTCAAAGTTGGTTTCTCACATATTCCCCTTTCCTTGCGATGACAGAGATACAAGAGAGATGTCAGGTGAAAGCTCAATTGCCATAGCTGGTAGAGAAG ATTATGTGAAAGCACCAACTGGAAATGATATGGCTGAGAGTATATGCCAAAGTTCTGAATTGAGTGGATCATTTGGTGAGAGTAAAGACGTGGACATTAGTTATACGCAAGAAAAGTCTCACGTTGTTGGAAAGGAAACTGATAAACTCAGGATGTTGCAAGAAGCACTGGAAAAAGAGAAAGCTGCTTGTGCTGCTCTTTATCTAGAGCTAGAGAAAGAGCGAGCTGCTGCTGCAAGTGCTGCTGATGAAGCGATGTCCATGATAGCACGTCTGCAAAAGGATAAAGCATCAATAGAAATGGAAGTGAGGCAGTATCAGAGGATGATGGAAGAAAAATTTGTTTATGATGAAGAGGAGATGGGTGTTCTGAAAGAGATTCTTCTTAGGAGGGAGATGGAGAACCATTTTTTGGAGAGGGAAGTTGAATCATATAGGCAAATGAGCTTCTTAGGAAATGAATGGTCTGATGCTGATTTGAGTGCTATGTTGTGTGAATCGGGAAAAAGGCCTTCACCTTCTGTTAAGTCAAATACAGATGCACTACTGACGCTGCAGCAGACTGCTGATAGTAAATCTAACTGTATGGAATTCGGAAATATTGCAAATAGTACTTCTCAATATGACGCTTCATTTGTTGAAAAACAAATTCATCCTAATGAACAGGATTCACTTGAGAAATGTGTACTTTCAGAAAGGGAAGAAAAAGTACACACGGATAATGTAATGTGCCAAGAAATAACTCCTGAAGCAGCCCAAGCTCATATTGGTACTGAGGAAAACTTACAATGTGATGGAGTGCGATGGCATGATGGGGATCTTCAGAGAAATTTGCATGGTTCAATGCTTGATATTGAGCCAGCTTTTTATGATGTTCATGTCGTTGATGGTAAAACTGAactttggaaagaagaaagtagATCATCATTTTATACTGCATTGGATGGATCCCAAGATTTTGCTTCTACATTTGGAGCTACCGGGGTCAGGAGCAGTGAGTTATTACAAGGTTTTCCAAGTACAAGCCAGGTGGATACTGAACCTAAATTCATTGCAAGTTCTTTGGATATGCATTGTGGGTTACCATTGATGGATAACTCCTGA
- the LOC126620745 gene encoding uncharacterized protein LOC126620745 isoform X1, with protein MAVLAHGFYLPPPTRTPKSSNRKLVGYSSSIIVRRRLLTDGNECVQVSELFTPKTFSRIRSFYEEDAGNNEVEISKDILDGEDGISDELLGNVVNTEISTENSFLAKIAIALGVAATVTLISVGIKGAPAIGSSNGIQIFPDSSSSSVMASANVSFTIKAFGYSIVLPAFAPGWIYFWLLMAAGCGLCISEEALNIWVGISLARMLSLDGTWQMFAESFSRNAPYIISTILWVYWGVCISDLIPFYLGKLFRKSRASDDVFAKLGIGKEKALSITSAVQKYGNLIGFVERFSLGVRNPTAFLAGTLGISSECFFAGVCCGGLITLPLQLLIGFFLRERPVFALATVATAIGIWTIFPYAVAASTALFLYLRHRYST; from the exons ATGGCGGTTTTGGCTCATGGGTTTTATCTACCCCCACCCACACGGACACCCAAATCGTCAAATCGGAAACTTGTTGGGTATTCGAGCTCTATCATTGTCAGACGCAGATTGCTGACGGACGGGAACGAATGCGTGCAGGTTTCCGAACTCTTCACTCCCAAGACTTTCAG CAGGATCAGAAGCTTTTATGAGGAGGATGCAGGAAATAATGAGGTTGAAATATCTAAAGACATTCTGGATGGGGAAGATGGGATTTCGGATGAGCTGCTTGGAAATGTTGTGAATACTGAAATTAGTACAGAAAATTCATTTCTTGCTAAAATAGCAATTGCACTAGGCGTTGCCGCAACAGTGACTCTGATATCGGTTGGCATCAAGGGTGCACCCGCTATTGGGTCATCGaatggaattcaaatttttccAGATAGTTCATCCTCTTCAGTAATGGCTTCAGCCAATGTCagtttcaccatcaaagcttttGGGTACAGCATTGTTCTCCCAGCATTTGCACCGGG GTGGATCTACTTTTGGTTGCTTATGGCTGCAGGCTGTGGACTTTGCATTAGTGAAGAGGCTCTAAATATTTGG GTTGGCATATCTTTGGCTCGGATGCTGTCTTTGGACGGGACATGGCAGATGTTTGCTGAATCTTTTTCGAGAAATGCTCCATATATCATATCCACAATTCTTTGGGTGTATTG GGGAGTGTGCATCAGTGATCTAATACCATTTTATCTCGGGAAGCTTTTTAGAAAATCCAGGGCCTCTGATGACGTTTTCGCGAAG TTAGGGATTGGAAAAGAGAAAGCTTTAAGCATAACCTCTGCAGTGCAAAAATATGGCAACCTCATCGGTTTCG TTGAACGATTTTCGCTTGGAGTGAGAAATCCAACGGCTTTTCTAGCGGGGACCTTG GGCATTTCTTCAGAGTGTTTCTTTGCTGGAGTTTGTTGTGGCGGTTTGATCACCCTTCCCCTCCAG TTGTTAATAGGATTCTTCCTGAGGGAGCGCCCCGTCTTTGCCCTCGCTACTGTTGCAACAGCAATT GGCATTTGGACCATCTTCCCTTACGCTGTGGCTGCATCAACGGCATTATTCCTTTACCTGAGACACCGCTACTCTACCTAG
- the LOC126620745 gene encoding uncharacterized protein LOC126620745 isoform X2, which produces MAVLAHGFYLPPPTRTPKSSNRKLVGYSSSIIVRRRLLTDGNECVQVSELFTPKTFRIRSFYEEDAGNNEVEISKDILDGEDGISDELLGNVVNTEISTENSFLAKIAIALGVAATVTLISVGIKGAPAIGSSNGIQIFPDSSSSSVMASANVSFTIKAFGYSIVLPAFAPGWIYFWLLMAAGCGLCISEEALNIWVGISLARMLSLDGTWQMFAESFSRNAPYIISTILWVYWGVCISDLIPFYLGKLFRKSRASDDVFAKLGIGKEKALSITSAVQKYGNLIGFVERFSLGVRNPTAFLAGTLGISSECFFAGVCCGGLITLPLQLLIGFFLRERPVFALATVATAIGIWTIFPYAVAASTALFLYLRHRYST; this is translated from the exons ATGGCGGTTTTGGCTCATGGGTTTTATCTACCCCCACCCACACGGACACCCAAATCGTCAAATCGGAAACTTGTTGGGTATTCGAGCTCTATCATTGTCAGACGCAGATTGCTGACGGACGGGAACGAATGCGTGCAGGTTTCCGAACTCTTCACTCCCAAGACTTTCAG GATCAGAAGCTTTTATGAGGAGGATGCAGGAAATAATGAGGTTGAAATATCTAAAGACATTCTGGATGGGGAAGATGGGATTTCGGATGAGCTGCTTGGAAATGTTGTGAATACTGAAATTAGTACAGAAAATTCATTTCTTGCTAAAATAGCAATTGCACTAGGCGTTGCCGCAACAGTGACTCTGATATCGGTTGGCATCAAGGGTGCACCCGCTATTGGGTCATCGaatggaattcaaatttttccAGATAGTTCATCCTCTTCAGTAATGGCTTCAGCCAATGTCagtttcaccatcaaagcttttGGGTACAGCATTGTTCTCCCAGCATTTGCACCGGG GTGGATCTACTTTTGGTTGCTTATGGCTGCAGGCTGTGGACTTTGCATTAGTGAAGAGGCTCTAAATATTTGG GTTGGCATATCTTTGGCTCGGATGCTGTCTTTGGACGGGACATGGCAGATGTTTGCTGAATCTTTTTCGAGAAATGCTCCATATATCATATCCACAATTCTTTGGGTGTATTG GGGAGTGTGCATCAGTGATCTAATACCATTTTATCTCGGGAAGCTTTTTAGAAAATCCAGGGCCTCTGATGACGTTTTCGCGAAG TTAGGGATTGGAAAAGAGAAAGCTTTAAGCATAACCTCTGCAGTGCAAAAATATGGCAACCTCATCGGTTTCG TTGAACGATTTTCGCTTGGAGTGAGAAATCCAACGGCTTTTCTAGCGGGGACCTTG GGCATTTCTTCAGAGTGTTTCTTTGCTGGAGTTTGTTGTGGCGGTTTGATCACCCTTCCCCTCCAG TTGTTAATAGGATTCTTCCTGAGGGAGCGCCCCGTCTTTGCCCTCGCTACTGTTGCAACAGCAATT GGCATTTGGACCATCTTCCCTTACGCTGTGGCTGCATCAACGGCATTATTCCTTTACCTGAGACACCGCTACTCTACCTAG